A portion of the Fusobacterium sp. genome contains these proteins:
- a CDS encoding ABC transporter substrate-binding protein, which produces MKKIVTILLTTFSTMLFAFTNSQEINGVKYDFNFDKAPQRAVSMSQFTTEIMLKLGLKDNMAGTAFLEEEIYPAVASAYKEVPVLADKWPSLEELLAADPDFVTGWEVAFKKGVDSKMIAKNKINMFVPQSSIDFNADLDTLFNDFLMFGKIFNKEKEVQDYVNAEKVRVEKIKEGTAGKKEFTYFIYDSGTDKAFTVFEGFTPNLLKLINGKNILSGKGVEKTWGETSWEDVIAADPDYFIIVDYSTGIREETDSESKIKAIKANPKLNELKAVKNDKFIRVKLAEIVPGIRNVDFFEKVAKEVYQVNE; this is translated from the coding sequence ATGAAAAAAATCGTAACAATTTTGTTAACAACTTTTAGTACAATGCTTTTTGCTTTTACTAACTCTCAAGAAATCAATGGTGTCAAATATGACTTTAATTTTGATAAAGCTCCACAGAGAGCTGTAAGCATGTCTCAATTTACTACAGAAATAATGCTGAAATTAGGACTTAAGGATAATATGGCTGGAACAGCATTTTTAGAGGAAGAAATATATCCTGCTGTTGCCTCTGCTTATAAAGAAGTACCAGTATTAGCCGATAAATGGCCTTCTTTGGAAGAACTTTTGGCTGCTGATCCTGATTTTGTTACTGGATGGGAGGTAGCTTTTAAAAAAGGTGTAGATTCAAAAATGATTGCTAAAAACAAAATTAATATGTTTGTGCCTCAATCTTCAATAGATTTTAATGCTGATTTAGATACTTTATTCAATGATTTTTTAATGTTTGGAAAAATCTTTAATAAAGAAAAAGAAGTTCAAGATTATGTAAATGCTGAGAAAGTGAGAGTTGAAAAAATAAAGGAAGGTACTGCTGGTAAAAAAGAATTTACTTATTTTATTTATGATTCTGGAACTGATAAAGCATTTACTGTCTTTGAAGGATTCACACCAAATCTTTTAAAATTGATAAATGGTAAAAATATTTTATCTGGTAAAGGTGTAGAAAAAACTTGGGGTGAAACAAGCTGGGAAGATGTAATAGCTGCTGATCCTGATTATTTTATAATAGTAGATTACAGTACTGGAATAAGAGAAGAAACTGATTCAGAAAGCAAAATAAAAGCTATTAAAGCTAATCCTAAACTAAATGAACTTAAAGCTGTAAAAAATGATAAATTTATAAGAGTAAAACTAGCTGAAATAGTTCCTGGAATAAGAAATGTAGACTTTTTTGAAAAAGTAGCAAAGGAAGTATATCAAGTAAATGAATAA
- a CDS encoding iron ABC transporter permease encodes MNKKNKILVLILLSIITCILCVGFGSVKIPSNYVFKIIINKIMRTDYFSAEWKKTIENIIWNIRVPRVILAFITGASLSLVGIIMQTITKNNLAEPYILGISSGASTGAVSVIILSNSYAFLKLITIEQGAFIGALLSIAAVFLISSKEIFNGSSLILTGVGVSAFFSACTTVIIYSSKNNSQLVTAMFWMTGSLSSASWDELFYPSLFLLIIFVIMIIYSYELDILLMGDSSAKALGINTIWIKLFLIIISTLLVSVVVSLTGIIGFIGLVIPHISRKIIGYKHKSLTLFSVFAGGLFLVLSDTFARTYFSPEEMPIGVITAFCGTPLFLWIIRKNYSYGGKE; translated from the coding sequence ATGAATAAAAAAAATAAAATATTGGTTTTAATCCTTCTATCAATAATAACCTGCATTTTATGTGTAGGATTTGGTTCAGTTAAAATACCAAGCAACTATGTTTTTAAAATAATTATAAACAAAATAATGAGAACTGATTATTTTTCTGCTGAATGGAAAAAAACTATTGAAAATATAATATGGAATATAAGGGTACCTAGAGTAATACTGGCTTTCATTACAGGAGCTTCTCTTTCTTTAGTTGGAATAATAATGCAGACTATAACAAAAAATAATCTTGCTGAGCCTTATATATTAGGAATATCCAGTGGAGCTTCAACTGGTGCAGTTTCTGTTATAATTCTTAGTAATTCCTATGCGTTTCTGAAATTGATAACAATAGAACAGGGAGCATTCATTGGTGCTCTCCTTTCTATTGCTGCTGTTTTTCTTATAAGTTCAAAGGAAATTTTCAATGGAAGCAGTCTAATATTAACTGGTGTAGGAGTATCTGCATTTTTTTCAGCCTGTACAACTGTTATTATATACAGCAGTAAGAATAATTCTCAATTAGTAACTGCAATGTTCTGGATGACAGGAAGTTTAAGTTCAGCTTCATGGGATGAACTTTTTTATCCTTCTCTATTTTTATTAATTATTTTTGTTATAATGATTATTTATTCATATGAACTGGACATTCTTCTCATGGGAGACAGTAGTGCTAAGGCATTAGGTATTAATACAATATGGATAAAGTTGTTCTTGATAATCATATCTACTCTCCTTGTATCAGTAGTGGTTTCTCTTACAGGTATAATTGGCTTTATAGGGCTGGTAATCCCACATATTTCAAGAAAAATAATAGGATACAAGCATAAATCTTTAACTCTTTTTTCAGTTTTTGCTGGAGGTCTTTTTTTAGTGCTTTCTGATACATTTGCCAGAACATATTTTTCTCCAGAAGAAATGCCTATTGGGGTAATAACAGCATTTTGTGGAACTCCTCTATTTCTTTGGATAATAAGAAAGAATTATTCATATGGAGGGAAAGAATGA
- a CDS encoding ABC transporter ATP-binding protein — MIQIKNLSYMQNGKYILKNINITIKQNCVTGILGPNGSGKTTLLKHIIKELTSKNNIFIDGENIEKIPRKNFARKISFVEQSFTGIEEITIEDIVKMGRYPYKKAFFDYSSNDKLIIDETLYQFQLEDLKDKRAGKVSGGELKRAFIAKAFAQQSEIMLLDEPINHLDIKHQLDLMKLLKSMKNKTIIFSIHNIDLALKFCDDIILMKDGEITAYGKTQKVLTPETIKEIFEVETTIKNIENEDIIIYNK, encoded by the coding sequence ATGATACAGATAAAAAATTTGTCCTATATGCAAAATGGAAAATATATTTTAAAAAATATAAATATTACTATAAAGCAAAATTGTGTTACAGGAATACTTGGACCTAATGGTTCAGGAAAAACTACTCTTTTAAAACATATAATTAAAGAACTTACAAGTAAAAATAATATTTTTATTGATGGAGAAAATATTGAAAAAATTCCAAGAAAAAACTTTGCGAGAAAAATCTCTTTTGTGGAACAAAGTTTTACTGGAATAGAAGAAATAACAATAGAGGATATTGTGAAAATGGGAAGATACCCATATAAAAAAGCTTTTTTTGACTATAGCAGCAATGATAAACTTATAATAGATGAAACACTTTATCAATTTCAATTGGAAGACTTAAAAGATAAAAGAGCTGGAAAAGTATCTGGCGGAGAATTAAAAAGAGCTTTTATTGCAAAAGCATTTGCTCAGCAAAGTGAAATTATGCTTTTAGATGAACCTATAAATCATTTGGATATAAAACATCAATTAGATTTAATGAAGCTTTTAAAAAGTATGAAAAATAAGACAATTATTTTTTCTATACACAATATTGACCTAGCCCTCAAATTCTGTGATGATATAATTCTCATGAAAGATGGTGAAATTACAGCTTATGGAAAAACTCAAAAAGTATTAACTCCTGAAACAATTAAAGAAATCTTTGAAGTAGAAACTACTATAAAAAATATAGAAAATGAAGATATTATCATTTATAATAAGTAA
- a CDS encoding ABC transporter ATP-binding protein yields MLCKESDLILKTKGVSKIFTTAKNQSLIACNDINLNIYKGKTLGIVGESGCGKSTFVRMLMQLEEVSSGSIIYENRDIAHFSKKEIWEHRKNMQMIFQDSMASFNPKMKIIDIITEPLMNYGLLSNKDKKQKAEELLEMVELSKEYLYSYPHNVSGGQLQRIGIARALSLNPQILICDEATSALDVSIQSSIIELLKKLQKEKGLSIVFVCHDLALVQSFSHEVVVMYLGNIMEILPGQRVKKEALHPYTKALVNAVFTLDMNSKDNLELLEGEVPSPLNIPKGCPFVNRCKSAIEICRIEKPVLEEIGIGHKIACHLIKEEVEKNKIKDNNKISGNIKLFTYK; encoded by the coding sequence ATGCTGTGTAAGGAGTCAGATTTGATACTGAAAACAAAAGGGGTTTCTAAAATATTTACTACAGCAAAGAACCAATCTTTAATAGCATGTAATGATATAAATTTAAACATTTATAAAGGGAAAACTTTAGGAATAGTAGGAGAAAGTGGCTGCGGAAAATCTACTTTTGTAAGAATGCTGATGCAGCTTGAAGAAGTAAGTTCAGGCAGTATAATCTATGAAAATAGAGATATAGCACATTTTTCAAAAAAGGAAATATGGGAACATAGAAAAAATATGCAGATGATCTTTCAAGATTCAATGGCATCATTTAATCCTAAGATGAAAATTATAGATATCATTACTGAACCTTTGATGAATTATGGATTATTATCAAATAAAGATAAAAAACAAAAAGCTGAGGAGTTATTGGAAATGGTGGAGCTCTCTAAAGAATATCTGTATTCATATCCTCATAATGTAAGTGGAGGGCAGCTTCAAAGAATAGGAATAGCAAGGGCTCTTTCATTGAATCCCCAAATATTGATATGTGATGAAGCAACATCAGCCTTAGATGTTTCCATACAGAGCAGTATTATAGAATTACTAAAAAAATTACAAAAAGAAAAAGGTTTAAGCATAGTCTTTGTATGTCATGATTTGGCTTTGGTTCAATCTTTTTCTCATGAAGTTGTTGTTATGTATTTAGGAAATATAATGGAAATTCTGCCAGGACAGAGAGTGAAAAAAGAAGCACTTCATCCATATACAAAGGCTTTAGTAAATGCAGTGTTTACTTTGGATATGAATTCTAAAGATAATTTAGAATTATTGGAGGGAGAAGTTCCAAGTCCACTAAATATTCCAAAGGGATGTCCCTTTGTGAATAGATGTAAATCAGCAATAGAAATATGCAGAATAGAAAAACCAGTACTGGAAGAAATTGGCATTGGACATAAAATAGCTTGTCATTTGATTAAAGAAGAAGTTGAAAAAAATAAAATCAAAGATAATAATAAAATATCTGGTAATATAAAACTTTTTACTTATAAATAA
- a CDS encoding ABC transporter ATP-binding protein produces the protein MLKIKDLTIQYGDKKPTVKNFNLSVKKGEIVGIVGESGSGKTTIIKSIVGALSYNSKILSGSIILDNEELLDGNRETLKKNRGKNITMVFQDCRNTLNPIRKIGSQYIEYIQYHSNCSKEEARKKAELMLKKMKLPDPENIMRSYPYQLSGGMCQRIGIAMAMTFNPKILLADEPTSALDVTTQAQIVQELINLRDIYKTSIIIVTHNLGVASYMSDNIIVMKDGDIVEKGKPEQILNFPNSDYTKLLLDSVPKLEEGYAV, from the coding sequence ATGTTAAAGATAAAAGATTTGACTATACAATATGGAGATAAAAAGCCGACAGTAAAAAATTTTAACTTGTCAGTAAAAAAAGGTGAAATTGTAGGTATAGTAGGTGAAAGTGGAAGTGGGAAAACTACAATAATAAAAAGTATAGTAGGTGCTTTATCATATAATAGTAAAATATTGTCTGGAAGTATCATTTTGGATAATGAAGAATTACTTGATGGTAATAGAGAAACATTAAAAAAAAACAGAGGAAAAAATATAACTATGGTTTTTCAGGATTGCCGCAATACATTAAATCCAATTAGAAAAATAGGCAGCCAATACATCGAGTATATTCAATATCATTCGAATTGCTCAAAAGAGGAAGCAAGAAAAAAAGCTGAATTAATGCTGAAAAAAATGAAACTTCCTGATCCCGAAAATATAATGAGGAGCTATCCTTATCAACTAAGTGGAGGAATGTGCCAAAGAATAGGAATTGCTATGGCAATGACATTCAATCCTAAAATATTACTAGCTGATGAGCCTACTAGTGCTTTAGATGTTACAACACAGGCACAGATTGTGCAGGAATTAATAAACTTAAGAGATATATATAAAACAAGTATAATAATTGTAACTCATAATTTGGGAGTAGCATCATATATGTCAGATAATATAATAGTAATGAAAGATGGGGATATTGTAGAAAAAGGTAAGCCTGAACAGATATTGAATTTTCCAAACAGTGATTATACAAAATTATTATTAGACTCTGTCCCAAAATTGGAGGAAGGATATGCTGTGTAA
- a CDS encoding ABC transporter substrate-binding protein — protein MKMKSKKFISRIILMGMMVLGIFTGISTSIIAAPKEITVGVTSFADTLETTEQYFSWVVSRYGVGETLVKFDEHGEKAPLLAESWESSEGGKVWKFKIREGVKFSDGTEMTPERVKKSLERTFKLSNRASTFFNPVSIKEDGQYIVISTEAPVTVLPECLADPLFIIVNTDADTSAFAMKGPVCTGPYVVESFNPTEVCVVVKNKHYWNGEVPLDKVIFKCINDQATRSMALQSGEIQIAYNLKTENLQDFSDESKYHVQSLKSLRTTFAFMNEKGVLRDKILRQAVSRALNRDIYCKVLLEGGATPGKAPIPPTLDYGFDELIDENSYNPESAKQLLKDAGYKDIDGDGFVETPDGKKIQLDFVIYTSREELKIYAQAAQINLKEIGINVKINTVSYETLLDLRDAGKFDMLIWNMLVANTGDPEKYLRENWYSKSPSNQTGYNNIKVDELLDKLSAEFDSEKRKKLTIEIQQLIMNDIPTIFFGYETTYLITAKNVINTVLYPTDYYWITNKTALK, from the coding sequence ATGAAAATGAAAAGTAAAAAATTTATCAGCAGAATTATTTTAATGGGGATGATGGTTTTAGGAATATTTACTGGTATTTCGACATCTATAATTGCAGCTCCAAAAGAAATAACAGTAGGAGTAACAAGCTTTGCAGATACTCTTGAAACAACAGAACAATATTTCAGCTGGGTAGTTTCAAGATATGGAGTTGGAGAAACTTTGGTAAAATTTGATGAACATGGGGAAAAAGCACCTTTATTAGCAGAAAGCTGGGAAAGTAGTGAAGGTGGAAAAGTATGGAAATTTAAAATAAGAGAGGGAGTTAAGTTTTCTGATGGAACAGAAATGACACCTGAAAGAGTAAAAAAATCTCTTGAACGTACATTTAAATTAAGTAACAGGGCTTCAACATTTTTTAATCCTGTTTCAATAAAAGAAGATGGACAATATATAGTAATAAGTACAGAAGCTCCAGTGACTGTTCTTCCTGAATGTTTGGCAGATCCTTTGTTTATAATAGTTAATACAGATGCAGATACTTCAGCTTTTGCAATGAAAGGACCAGTTTGTACAGGACCATATGTAGTAGAATCTTTTAATCCAACTGAAGTATGTGTTGTTGTTAAAAATAAACATTACTGGAATGGAGAAGTTCCCTTAGATAAAGTAATTTTTAAGTGTATAAATGATCAAGCTACACGTTCTATGGCTTTGCAATCAGGGGAAATTCAAATTGCATATAATCTTAAAACAGAAAATTTACAGGACTTTAGTGATGAAAGCAAATATCATGTTCAAAGTTTAAAGTCTTTAAGAACAACTTTTGCTTTTATGAATGAAAAAGGTGTTCTTAGGGATAAAATTTTACGTCAGGCAGTGTCAAGAGCCTTAAATAGAGATATATATTGTAAAGTTTTGTTAGAAGGAGGAGCGACTCCAGGAAAAGCCCCAATTCCTCCAACATTAGATTACGGTTTTGATGAGTTAATAGATGAAAACAGCTATAATCCAGAAAGTGCAAAGCAGTTATTAAAAGATGCAGGATATAAAGATATTGATGGAGATGGGTTTGTAGAAACTCCAGATGGGAAAAAAATTCAGCTTGATTTTGTTATCTATACAAGCAGAGAAGAATTAAAAATATATGCTCAAGCAGCTCAAATAAATCTTAAAGAAATTGGAATTAATGTTAAAATAAACACAGTAAGTTATGAAACTTTATTAGATTTAAGAGATGCAGGAAAATTTGATATGCTTATTTGGAATATGTTAGTAGCTAATACTGGTGATCCTGAAAAATACCTTCGTGAAAACTGGTATAGTAAATCTCCATCTAATCAGACAGGATATAATAACATTAAAGTAGATGAATTATTAGATAAATTATCAGCAGAATTTGATTCTGAAAAAAGAAAAAAACTTACTATTGAGATTCAACAGTTGATAATGAATGATATTCCAACAATTTTCTTTGGATATGAAACAACATATTTAATTACTGCAAAAAATGTGATAAATACTGTTCTATATCCAACAGATTACTATTGGATAACAAATAAAACAGCTTTGAAGTAG
- the nikC gene encoding nickel transporter permease, whose translation MDLLKRLMKNKQFVFFSILALMVVLIAVFAPWIAVKNPYDAIMTDSLIPPGEKYMWGTDRLGRDIFSRIVYGTRPSLIMTFTLVSVVFLLGTGFGILAGYFGGIIDTIIMRFADMMISFPGLVLAIAVAGLLGPSMTNAVLAIALVSWPKYARLARSLVLKIKNNMYIEAAIVGGARTGKIIERYLIPNMIPTMIVTATTDIGTMMLELASLSFLGFGAQAPTPEWGLMLNEGRTYITKASWLIMYPGIAIIAVVIIFNMLGDSIRDILDPKEN comes from the coding sequence ATGGATTTACTAAAAAGATTAATGAAAAATAAGCAGTTTGTATTTTTTTCTATATTGGCATTAATGGTTGTATTAATAGCTGTTTTTGCTCCATGGATTGCAGTTAAAAATCCTTATGATGCAATAATGACTGATTCTCTGATTCCACCTGGTGAAAAATATATGTGGGGAACAGACAGATTAGGAAGAGATATATTTTCAAGAATAGTTTATGGAACAAGACCATCATTAATAATGACATTTACTTTGGTATCAGTTGTATTTTTACTAGGAACAGGTTTTGGAATACTGGCAGGATATTTTGGAGGTATCATAGATACAATTATTATGAGATTTGCAGATATGATGATTTCATTTCCTGGATTAGTTTTAGCAATAGCAGTAGCTGGACTATTAGGACCAAGCATGACTAATGCAGTGCTTGCTATAGCATTGGTAAGCTGGCCAAAATATGCAAGACTGGCAAGAAGCCTAGTTTTGAAAATTAAAAACAATATGTATATAGAGGCAGCTATTGTGGGAGGAGCAAGAACAGGTAAAATAATAGAAAGATATTTAATCCCTAATATGATACCAACAATGATTGTAACAGCTACTACAGATATAGGAACAATGATGTTAGAACTTGCGTCATTATCTTTTTTAGGATTTGGAGCACAGGCACCAACTCCAGAATGGGGATTGATGTTGAATGAGGGAAGAACATATATAACAAAAGCCTCTTGGCTGATAATGTATCCAGGAATAGCTATAATAGCAGTAGTAATAATATTCAATATGCTGGGTGACAGCATTCGTGATATTTTAGATCCTAAGGAAAACTAA
- the nikB gene encoding nickel ABC transporter permease, with translation MNGKSFLKKILQIGIVLFGISFLTFALIYLSPGDPAEIMLTACGNIPTPELLTQTRIELGLDKPFLTQYGEWLLKICRGDMGYSYSLKVPVWGKLISNFFITFKLAASSLILMVVISIPLGILAAVNRNKKIDYFVRGFTFIGISVPSFWLGLIFLSIFGVKLKLVPIAGGTANLKALILPAVTLALAMSAKYTRQVRTTVLDELRQEYVTGARIRGMSERVIMIKHVLPNVLLPLVTLLGLSLGSLLSGTAVVEIVYNWPGMGSMAVRAISTHDYPLVQGYVLFIALFYMLINLIVDGSYKYLDPRLGEKH, from the coding sequence ATGAATGGAAAAAGTTTTTTAAAAAAAATACTTCAAATAGGAATTGTTCTGTTTGGTATAAGTTTTTTAACATTTGCATTGATATATTTATCTCCTGGAGATCCAGCAGAAATTATGCTGACTGCTTGTGGGAATATTCCAACACCAGAACTTTTGACACAAACGAGAATAGAATTGGGGTTAGATAAGCCATTTTTAACTCAATATGGAGAATGGCTTTTGAAAATATGCAGAGGAGATATGGGATATTCTTATTCTTTAAAGGTTCCAGTGTGGGGAAAACTTATTTCTAATTTCTTTATAACTTTTAAATTGGCAGCATCATCATTGATTTTAATGGTTGTAATATCAATACCATTAGGTATACTAGCAGCAGTAAATAGAAATAAAAAAATAGATTATTTTGTAAGAGGATTTACTTTTATAGGAATATCAGTTCCAAGTTTTTGGCTGGGATTAATATTTCTAAGTATATTTGGAGTAAAATTAAAACTTGTGCCAATAGCTGGTGGAACAGCAAATTTAAAAGCTTTAATACTTCCAGCAGTAACATTGGCTCTAGCAATGTCTGCAAAATATACAAGACAGGTTAGAACAACAGTATTAGATGAATTAAGGCAGGAATATGTGACTGGTGCAAGGATAAGAGGAATGAGTGAAAGAGTAATAATGATTAAACATGTTCTCCCAAATGTATTGCTTCCTTTAGTAACACTTTTAGGATTGTCTCTAGGAAGTTTATTGAGTGGAACAGCAGTTGTAGAAATAGTATATAACTGGCCTGGAATGGGGAGTATGGCTGTAAGAGCAATTTCTACTCATGACTATCCATTAGTGCAGGGATATGTTTTATTTATAGCATTGTTTTATATGCTGATAAATCTAATAGTTGATGGTTCATACAAATATTTAGATCCTAGATTGGGGGAGAAACATTAA
- a CDS encoding GNAT family N-acetyltransferase, whose translation MEYKLVKQIRDNEILRRSFIKLAEKVFDLSFENWHQNGFWTDKYIPYVLAENGKKVVANVSVNIIDTVWENKSKRYIQLGTVMTDPEYRNRGFSSQLIREIISEWREKCDAVYLFANSNVLNFYPKFGFVKAAEYQYSLPFSAMKREFRKLEMSNSEDNFILKKYYEKSNPFSAFSMNNNYGLLMFYCSFFMKEHIYYSKKYDTVCIAIKNEDILTCFDIFGSDNYSMEEIIFSIGFEGIKQVVLGFTPKECKNYCGTKIENDDTLFVLNSKENLFIDNKLMFSLLSHA comes from the coding sequence GTGGAATATAAATTGGTTAAACAGATAAGAGATAATGAAATTCTTCGTAGAAGTTTTATAAAACTTGCAGAAAAAGTATTTGATCTTTCTTTTGAAAATTGGCATCAAAATGGATTTTGGACAGATAAATATATTCCATATGTATTAGCAGAAAATGGAAAGAAAGTAGTTGCAAATGTATCTGTAAATATTATAGATACAGTGTGGGAAAATAAATCAAAACGTTATATACAATTAGGAACTGTAATGACTGATCCAGAATATAGAAATAGGGGATTTTCATCTCAGTTGATTAGAGAAATTATTTCAGAATGGAGAGAAAAATGTGATGCTGTTTATTTGTTTGCAAATTCCAATGTTCTTAACTTTTATCCAAAATTTGGATTTGTAAAGGCAGCAGAGTATCAATATAGTTTGCCTTTTTCAGCAATGAAAAGAGAATTTAGAAAACTTGAAATGAGTAATTCAGAGGATAATTTTATATTGAAAAAATATTATGAAAAGTCTAATCCTTTTTCAGCATTTTCAATGAATAATAATTATGGGTTGCTTATGTTTTATTGCAGTTTTTTTATGAAAGAGCATATATATTATTCGAAAAAGTATGATACAGTATGTATAGCAATAAAGAATGAAGATATTTTAACATGTTTTGATATTTTTGGCAGTGATAATTATTCTATGGAAGAAATAATTTTTAGTATTGGATTCGAAGGTATTAAACAGGTAGTTCTGGGATTTACTCCAAAGGAATGTAAGAACTATTGTGGTACAAAAATAGAAAATGATGATACATTATTTGTTTTAAACAGTAAAGAAAATCTTTTTATAGACAATAAACTTATGTTTTCATTGCTGTCTCATGCTTAA
- a CDS encoding flavodoxin, with protein sequence MENRVIVVYFTWSGTSKIIAERIKDELSGDIFQIETVKEYPNKYITCVAQAGMEKLKKERPQLKRELEDISEYKKIVLVFPNWWGTLPMPVFTFIEKYDFKGKIILPICMHGGGGFTNTIKDLKKICSDAEILDGTAIKKQDIDSETVKEIIKNLIERLKQ encoded by the coding sequence GTGGAAAATAGAGTAATAGTTGTTTACTTTACTTGGAGTGGAACTTCAAAGATAATAGCTGAAAGAATAAAAGATGAATTAAGTGGAGATATATTTCAAATAGAAACTGTTAAGGAATATCCAAATAAATATATCACATGTGTGGCTCAAGCAGGTATGGAGAAATTAAAAAAAGAAAGACCTCAATTAAAAAGAGAATTAGAAGATATTTCAGAATATAAGAAAATAGTATTAGTATTTCCAAACTGGTGGGGAACACTCCCAATGCCTGTGTTTACTTTTATAGAAAAGTATGATTTTAAAGGGAAAATAATTCTTCCTATTTGTATGCATGGTGGTGGTGGATTTACTAACACGATAAAAGACTTGAAAAAAATATGTTCTGATGCAGAAATACTAGATGGAACAGCAATAAAAAAACAAGATATAGATTCAGAAACAGTAAAAGAAATTATAAAAAATCTTATAGAGAGACTAAAACAGTAA